A genomic region of Cannabis sativa cultivar Pink pepper isolate KNU-18-1 chromosome 1, ASM2916894v1, whole genome shotgun sequence contains the following coding sequences:
- the LOC115708015 gene encoding F-box/kelch-repeat protein At4g39560, whose protein sequence is MSAVIPPPLPDVIIPSLPNDLALNILARVPRQYHLVLSAVSKSIRLALSSPQLYTTRSILNLTENLLYLKVSSMSLGTENWFAIYRKPIVSADPICNGLLRFARLPPNPHKLEGSVEAVVGHNIYVIGGNNSNDYNVVIPSSDVWILDCRSHTWEQGPSIGIPRMHASVAVVDEKIYVIGGWTEESWVEVFDPVIGHWEHIPSPLDGIRAISATVEVVNGIILVKFGEAEFRLNPKTKMWEVSKHNQPYYVNGGTDCKVDGIAYRSRGNRGRIEWYDDSERRWKEVRGVMEAMPQYVCSTELVNLKERLFFMWGDVSYESSSTDGVVKLCGGEIEVSRRNEGDGVDLWGEVHKVTLLPESTFGISEESFELMLFVFFSDSFSVCL, encoded by the coding sequence ATGTCAGCCGTTATACCTCCGCCACTACCGGATGTCATCATCCCAAGCCTCCCAAACGATCTGGCATTGAACATTCTAGCCCGCGTACCAAGACAGTACCACTTGGTCCTCTCAGCTGTATCCAAATCCATCAGATTAGCCCTTTCATCGCCTCAGCTATACACAACAAGATCTATCCTCAACCTCACCGAAAACTTGCTCTATTTGAAGGTCTCCTCCATGTCCCTAGGTACTGAGAACTGGTTTGCCATCTATCGAAAGCCAATCGTCTCAGCCGACCCCATTTGCAATGGCCTTCTTCGGTTTGCCCGACTCCCACCGAACCCACATAAATTGGAGGGCTCTGTTGAAGCTGTTGTGGGCCACAATATCTACGTCATTGGTGGAAACAACTCTAATGACTACAATGTTGTCATCCCTTCGTCCGACGTGTGGATACTTGACTGCCGCTCTCACACATGGGAGCAAGGCCCAAGCATTGGAATACCACGCATGCATGCTTCTGTAGCCGTAGTAGACGAGAAGATTTATGTGATTGGAGGGTGGACGGAGGAATCATGGGTAGAAGTGTTTGATCCCGTGATAGGACATTGGGAGCACATTCCAAGTCCACTTGATGGAATACGCGCGATTTCTGCAACAGTAGAAGTTGTGAACGGTATAATCTTAGTCAAGTTTGGTGAGGCAGAGTTTCGACTCAACCCGAAGACCAAGATGTGGGAGGTCTCTAAACATAATCAGCCATATTATGTAAATGGTGGAACGGATTGCAAGGTTGATGGGATTGCTTATCGCTCTCGTGGTAATAGAGGGAGAATCGAATGGTATGATGATAGTGAGAGGAGATGGAAAGAGGTCAGAGGTGTGATGGAAGCAATGCCCCAATACGTGTGTTCTACCGAATTGGTCAATTTGAAAGAGAGGTTGTTTTTTATGTGGGGAGATGTGAGTTACGAGAGTTCTTCTACAGATGGAGTTGTCAAGTTATGTGGTGGGGAAATCGAAGTGAGTAGAAGAAATGAAGGAGATGGTGTAGACTTATGGGGTGAGGTTCATAAGGTTACTTTGCTTCCAGAAAGTACTTTTGGTATTTCTGAAGAAAGCTTTGAACTTATGCTATTTGTTTTCTTTAGTGATTCATTTTCTGTTTGTTTGTGA
- the LOC115708019 gene encoding uncharacterized protein LOC115708019, translating into MGISPSKRVKTQLSNSPEFNSACDSAYSHCVSLTQQAFPGVFLYQLNTAAEKLHQILTVDQPHQIILKWVSSPPTRSQVDSALRVVSRLPNKDLGYDEHTLGPNRFKEWAVELYGSAIVGNANKAVLRRVPIGVAGIVGVGVVTRSGKDLVGTAVGVYALGIATSIYLGLCNK; encoded by the coding sequence ATGGGTATATCACCTTCCAAACGAGTCAAGACTCAGCTTTCCAACTCGCCCGAGTTCAACTCAGCATGCGACTCGGCCTACTCACACTGCGTCTCACTCACCCAGCAAGCTTTCCCAGGTGTCTTTCTCTACCAACTCAACACCGCAGCTGAAAAACTCCATCAAATCCTCACCGTCGATCAACCCCACCAGATCATCCTTAAGTGGGTTTCTTCTCCTCCAACTCGTTCTCAGGTTGACTCAGCCCTCCGAGTCGTGAGTCGTCTCCCCAACAAGGATTTGGGCTACGATGAGCACACACTTGGGCCGAACCGGTTCAAGGAATGGGCCGTGGAGCTTTATGGGAGTGCGATTGTGGGTAATGCGAATAAAGCCGTGCTCCGCCGTGTTCCGATTGGAGTTGCCGGAATCGTTGGCGTTGGGGTTGTAACTCGGTCAGGGAAAGACTTGGTTGGGACGGCGGTTGGAGTATACGCGCTGGGCATTGCCACTTCTATTTATTTGGGTTTATGTAATAAATAG